The following nucleotide sequence is from Pseudomonas sessilinigenes.
GGAAAAAACTTGCCAGCCCTGGGCGCCGGACCGTTTCCTGCCCCTTACGGTAGCGACGAACCCAGTGTCGCACCGCCCGCGGATGGCCATATCCTCAGCGGTGGCAAGACTGATGCGCGTGATTGCGTCAACTTCACCGACGAAGAAATGTCGAAGAAACTCAATCGTCCATTCAGCTGGCCGCTGGTGAACGTAGAGCCTGGGCAAGTATTCCGGGTGCAGTGGGTTTACAGCGCTCCACACGTTACCCGTGGTTATAGCTGGTTCATCACCAAAGATGGCTGGGATCCGAAACAACGGATCAGCCGTGCGCAACTTGAGCCCAAGGCTTTTTATCAGGACTTCTATACTCAAGTTCCGTATCACGCCCATGGCCCGGAATTGAAAGCCAAGACCGAACATGAAGTCGTGCTGCCCAAGAACAAGAAGGGGCACCATGTTGTAGTTCTGGCCTGGATTGTTGCCAATACCGGTAACGCTTTCTATCAGGCCTTCGATCTGGACTTCAAGTAAGTTGCGGTGGAAGAAACTCTTTTAATAGTTCTGAAGGAATAGAACATGGATACAATCGACTTTTCCTTGATCAAGAGCCAGGCCGCCGATGCCGCATCGCTGATGCCCAGCCTCGCCGGCAAGAAGATCCTCATGGGCTTCTGGCACAACTGGGCCGCTGGCGCCGCCGATGGTTACCAGCGCGGGCAGTTCGCCAACCTGAGCCTGCTGGATGTACCCAAGGAGTACAACGTGGTGGCGGTGGCCTTCATGAAAGGCAACGGCATTCCCACCTTCAAGCCCTACAACCTGTCTGACGCCGAGTTCCGGCGTCAGGTGGGCGTACTCAACAGCCAGGGGCGGGCAGTGTTGATTTCCCTGGGTGGCGCCGATGCGCATATCGAGTTGCACAAGGGCAACGAGCAGCCCTTGGCCAACGAGATCATCCGCCTGGTCGAAACCTATGGCTTCGATGGCCTGGACATCGACCTGGAGCAGAGCGCCATCGACTTTGCCGATAACAAGAGCGTATTGCCGGCGGCATTGAAGCTGGTGAAGGACCATTACGCTGGCCAGGGCAAGCACTTCATCATCAGCATGGCGCCGGAGTTCCCCTACCTGACCAGTAATGGCAAGTACGTGGCCTACTTGCAGGCACTGGAGGGGTATTACGATTTTGTTGCGCCGCAGTGCTACAACCAGGGCGGAGATGGACTCTGGGTGTCGGAAGCCAATGGCGGGCAGGGCGCCTGGATCGCCCAGAACAATGATGCGATGAAAGAGGATTTCTTGTTCTACCTGAGCGACAGCCTGGCTTCGGGAACTCGTGGTTTTACCCGCATTGCGGCGGACAAACTGGTGATCGGCCTGCCGAGCAACGTTGACGCAGCGGCCACAGGCTATGTCATCGATCCGGCGGCGCTGGGCAATGCCTTCAAGCGTTTGCAGAAGGCGGGGCACGGGATCAAGGGGCTGATGACCTGGTCGGTGAACTGGGATGACGGCATCAACCGGCAAGGGACACCCTACAGCTGGGAGTTTTGTAAACGCTATGCGCCGTTGATCCATGGCGATGGTGGTGAACCAGAGCGCCCGGGCGCTCCTGGTAGCCTGGCGGTGGTGGAAAGTGGTCGCAACAATGTGCGGCTGAGTTGGAGTCTTTCCGGCAGTGTGCGCCCGGTGGAGTTCTACACTCTGTATCGCGATGGCAAGGCCGTGGGAAACACGGCGTCCCTGGGCCTGGACGATCAGGGATTGAACCCTGATACCCAGTACAACTACTTCGTCACTGCCACCGATACCCAGGGACGTGAGTCCCTGCCCAGCCGCAGCGTGACTGCGAGGACGGCAGGTGGCGCGGTCGATCCGAAGTTCCCCGAGTGGCGTGTTGGCCAGCACTATCGCAAGGGGGACGGGGTGAGCTATGAGGGCAATCGTTACTTGTGTCTTCAGGAGCACACATCGAACCCGGCCTGGACGCCTTTGGCGGCCTTCACGTTGTGGAGCAAGGTCTTGCTCGAGCGCCATGCTTGAGTCAGGCGGGTCATTAAGGGATTGAATGACCTGGCGACCTATCGTTGGATCCTCGGATTCGCGATAGGTCGTTTTTTCGTTTGGGCCATTGATGAGTTGTCCGGATATGTCGATCAATCAGATGGAGGCGAGCGCCATGTTGATGCATTGGTTTCTGGCGGCGGTACATTTGTTGGGGTTCGCTGGCGCTTTCGCAGCGGTTCTGGCTCGTGGCTCGGCTTTGCGTCGACTGGAGAAGGCCGAAGCAGGGGCTCGCTCGGTGCTGATGGCTGACAATGCCTGGGGGCTGACGGCGCTGATGTTGTTGGCGACTGGATTGCCCAGGGCGTTCGGCGGCTACGAGAAAGGTACGGACTATTACCTGCACCAACCGTTGTTTCACCTGAAAATGGCGTTGTTCATCGCGATCCTGGTGCTGGAAGTCCTCCCCATGTCGACCTTCATCAGGTGGCGGGTGACCCTGGCGCGCGGTGCCATGCCTGACACCGGGCGAGCCGGGCTGTTCGCTCGTATCAGTCACCTGCAGGCCTTGCTGCTGGTATTGATGGTGGTAGCCGCAAGTGGCATGGCGAGAGGGGTGATGCTGGCTCAATTGTAATTGTTGGTAAGCACGACTGCATTGTCAGCCGCTTGAGGGGTAGTCTCGCGGTTCGATCAGCGAGCCATGGATGCCCACGATGTTTCAAATGAATAGCCTGGTCCCGGAAATGCTGGTGGCGGACCTGGAGCGTAGCCTGTCTTTCTATCGCGATACCCTGGGCTTCAAGGTGGAGTACCAGCGGCCGGAGCACTTCTTTGCTTTTCTCTCCTTCAATGGCAGCCAGCTGATGCTGGAGCAGGATGACCTGGAAGAGTCGGAGTGGCGTGTCGGTCCCTTGCAGGCACCTTTGGGGCGAGGCATGAACCTGTCCATTGAGTGCCCGGATATCCATGGGTTGGCCAATGCCCTGGAGCAAGCGGGAGTGGTCCTGCGCAGGGCGATCCAGGAGTGCTGGTATCGGCAGGATGGTTTGCTGCGCGGCCAGTTGAACCTGCTGGTACAGGACCCGGATGGCTACCTGCTGCGATTCAATGAGGACCTGGGTTCCAGGTCGGTGGATGCCTGAGTGCCAGGCCCGTCACGACGCTTGCCGGATAGGGTGCTGCGTGCCGGGAGCCGGAGGTTGGGTTTGTTCTCGGAGGGGATGTTGGCGAAGGGGGGTGACAGTTCAGTGGCTGGGGGCCGGCTGTGCCTGTCACCGAATCGGGAGGTTCAGGTGACCTGCGGAGAAAAGCTCAAGGCGAACGAGAGACGCGTTGCGCCAGCCATTGTGCGTGGGCAACAGGCTGGTGCTCATATTATTCAAGGAGTTTCGCGTTTGTCCGGTGCAGTAAGTCCCGCCTGGATGCGTTGGTAGATTTCCTCGCGGTGTACCGCAACGTCTTTTGGTGCATTGATGCCAATACGGACCTGTTGGCCGCTGACGCCGAGAATGGTGATCGTAATGTCGTCACCGATGTTTATGCTTTCACCGACTTTGCGGGTGAGTATCAGCATGATCTTCTCCTTGATAGCTTGGTAGGGCACCAGTTTGAAACAGTGCAGAGGTCGGTCTTAGGTATAGATTAGTGCGAAGTTCCACTCAGTGGGTGCCTCTTTCTGACGCGCAGAAGATCTATAAATTCCCAAGGCGCAACTATACAGACGCAATAAATATCATTCTTCCTGTTTCGAACCGATTTTGTGACAAGGTCCCTCACGCCTTGGGTGCTAAAATCCTGTGTCTGACTTTATGGGAGTAGGTTGTGCGCACAGTAGTGATAGCGGTGGCAGCGTTGGCGGTATTGGGATTGGCCGGTTGCGGCGAAGGCAAGCGTGTCGAGGCGAACAAGAGCGCTTCGGCGGCGCAGGTGCAGCCGGCGCAGGTATCCGGTGCGCCGCAGTGGGATGTGCTGGTGGGCAGTGAGCTGCCTCAGGCGGTGAGCGATCTCACCGGCTGGCTGATCGAGCACGGGATCATGTCCAATGTGATGGTAGTGGACGGCAAGCAACGGGTCTTGGTCGGGCCTTTCGCTACCCAGGCCGAGGCGGAAGCGAAGAAGGCCGAAGTGGTCGAGAAGCTGGTCAAGGCGAAAAAGCGTGATATCGATGTCTCGGTCATCGAGCATCACGACGCACAGTGACGCTGTTTCCCGCATGATGAGATCGCCCGCCTCCGCGGGCGATCTTGTGTCAACCGCAGGCCTTGAGGTTGACCACGCCAACGAATTCGTTACCGCGCCCCATCACACACGCCACACTCTGATTGCGCTGGCGCTCCCAGTCCTGCACTGGATACGTCTTGTTCCAGGCTTCGAAGAGCTGGCGGTCTTGCTTGGACAGGCGTAGCCCGTACTGCTTGCTCATGTAGAAGTAAGTGCGGGCGATCATGCCGCGAATGGATGGGCGGGGCATGACCTTCTTGGCCTTGAAGTCCACTTGGGTCAGGCAGGAGCCATATTGACCTGACTGTTCGGGGAGCCAGCCGAAACTGAAGTTGCTGCGGTCGCCATTCACTTCGCCGATGCTGGGCACCAGGTTGTGCAGGTCGGCTTCGGCGCGTTGATAGGTCGTATCGTTGCGCGAGCAGTTCTTGCGCCCGCCCTGTTGCCAGCATTGGCGTTGGTGGCCTATCTGCCAGGCCGGCACGATGTGCTCCCACTCAATGCGTTCGGCTCGTTTGGCATTCTTGCGCGGCACATAGCCACAGGCTGTCAGGTTTACCCGGTTGCCATTGTATTTGCAGCCGCAGTAGAACTCGGTGGATTGAGGGGCATAGAGTTTCCACGCGACCTTCTTGGCTTCAGTGAAGGTGCGAGGTGCATCGGCTTGGGCAGTCAGGGCAACGAAAAACAGCAGTACAGCCAGGCAACGGACAATCATCGACTCAGTCTTCCTTCGGCACGATCCAGAAAATCTGCACGCCGCCATCGTCGCGATAGGCGAGGGTGACGTTGTCGTTTTCGGCGATCTCCTCCAGAAGGCGTTCCCATTCTTCCTGTGGTTCATCGGGCAGGCGAAAGATCAGCGCTGCCTTGGATTTCTGGGCGGTAGGGGAGTTGATGATTTTCTGGATGCGAACACCCAGGCGTTCGTAGGAGCTGAGGGGTGTTTGGGTTGTGGCCACGGAACAATCCTTATTAAGCTGTACGCACATACAGTATTTAACTGTAGGAAATTTCGCAACTGCTTAAAATTCAAGAAGTTCCTCTGACAACGCTTTGCGCATTTGTCTCATCACAGCCGAGGATTTTTTAACACGGGGAAGTCGCAGGAGGGGAACCGCTCACCCGTTGGGGTGAGCGGTTGAGCGCTTGCTCGACCTGATACGGCCGAGCAGGGAATCAGTATTCCCAGAACATGCGTTGCAGTTCCTTGCTGTCCTGGGTCTTGGTCAGGGCGACCATGGCCAGGATGCGGGCTTTTTGTGGGTTCAGGTCGTGAGCCACGACCCAATCGTACTTGTCGTCAGGCTGTTCGGCGTTACGCAGTACGAAACCGCCAGCATTGACGTGGGAAGAACGGATGATCTGCACACCGTTCTTGCGCAGTTCCTGCAGGGCCGGTACCACGCGGGAAGATACCGAGCCGTTGCCGGTACCGGCGTGGATGATGGCTTTGGCGCCACCTTGAGCCAGAGCCTTGTAGGCAGTGTCGCTGACGTTGCCGTAGCCGTAGGCGATTTCTACGTCAGGCAGGCTCTTGATGTTCTTGATGTCGAATTCCGAGTCCATGGTGTGGCGCTTGGCTGGCAGGCGGAACCAGTAGGACTTGCCTTCCACCACCATGCCCAGCGGGCCCCATGGGCTCTTGAAGGCTTCGGTCTTGATGTTGATCATCTTGCTGACGTCGCGACCGGACTGGATCTCGTCGTTCATGGTCACCAGTACGCCTTTGCCCCGGGAGCTTTTGTTGCCGGCCACGGATACTGCGTTGTACAGGTTGAGCATGCCGTCTGCCGACATGGCGGTGCCTGGGCGCATGGAGCCGACGACTACGATTGGCTTGTCGGTTTTTTCCACCAGGTTGAGGAAGTAGGCAGTCTCTTCCAGAGTGTCGGTACCGTGGGTGATGACGATGCCGTCCACGTCCTTGCTATCGGCCAGCTCGGCTACGCGGCGGCCCAGTTGCAGCAGGTTTTCATTGGTGATGCTTTCCGAGGCGATCTGCATCACCTGCTCGCCACGTACGTTGGCCACTTGGCTCAACTCGGGAATACCGGCGATCAGTTGTTCGATGCCAACCTTGGCTGCCTGGTAGGTGGCGCTGTTGGCCGCGCTGGCGCCGGCGCCGGCAATGGTGCCGCCAGTGGCGAGGATCACCACGTTGGAGAGTTTCTGTTGGGTTTCAGCTTCCTTGGCCTGCAGGGCTGCGGGTAGGAGCATGAGCAGGGCCAAAGCGCCCGGAACGAAGGTTTTGAAGGCAGATTTCATTGTTTTCTCTCTAGTAGTGAGACAGTGCTGATGCAGGTTCATCTAGAAACACCTCGGCTGCAGATCTGTATGCGGCGGGGCACCGCGGGTTGAGCAGGATTTGTACCAGCGCTACCTTGGCCAGATATTTATTTTAAGTTACTGATTTATATCAATTTTATTTCTATTTTTGACGAGCCTTGACAAGCTTCTGTCCGGGATTCCGAACGTTTCTGAGTGTGGTGTTCGGCAAACCGAAAGCGACAAACGCAAGCCGTGTGCGGGGTTTTCGCTCATGAATTAAAGATTGTTCTGAAGCGGTCGATGAGTCTTTTAGGATCTTTTTAACCAGGAGTTCATATGTCGCTGTCAGTCGGATTTCCAGGACCGGGGGCCATTCTGATCAATGGCAAGTCACCCGCGACCATCAATGCATTGAGCGATGCCAGTGCCGAAGGCGCTCCGCAAGCGTTGGGGACCGAAGACTCGGGAGCCTTACGAGTCGGTGGCGGTTCGGCCAAGCAGGCGGAAAAGGCCGAGAGCGGCGATGCGGGCGGCGAGGGCGACAACCACAGCATCGTCGTCAAGATGCTGCTCCAGCGCATGAAGGAGCTGCAGGAGCAGCTCAAGCAGCAGCAACAGCAACTGGCCGCTGCCCAGGCCGCCAACTATCCAACCCCCGAGGCCAAGCAGACCGCGGTCATGGCCGTCCAGGCGCAGGTCGCGCAAACCAACGCCGCACTGGCTGAGGTTTCGGGCAACCTGGTGCGCGAACTGGCCAAGGAATCAGGCTCCTCCGGCAAGTTGGTAAATACCTCCGCTTGATCAGTACCCGCCCAGTGCCAGGCACTGGGCGGCTGCTTCCTTTTGGCTATCGGTCCCGCTGTGCGCCGATGGCATCTCTGCGCTGTGATCATCGTTGACAAACCCCATTCGGGTTCGCATAGTTCGCCTTACGCAAACGTTTGCGCGGACTCTCGGGAAGGATAATCGACTATCTTTTCCGAACCTCCAGGCCGTTGAGCGATACCCGGCACCTGGTTCCGCATGCCCTGCAGGCGTTGCCCACAATAATCATAAGATCGGAGTGAACCCATGAAGCTGCCCTTTGCTGGACGTCTACTCGCTGCTGCGGTCCTGGCTGCTACCTGTGCAGCGCTGCCCCTCTCTTCGGCCTATGCCGACACCCCACAGAAACCCAAGGTCGCCCTGGTCATGAAGTCCCTGGCCAACGAGTTCTTCCTGACCATGGAAGACGGCGCCAAGGCCTATCAGAAAGAGCACTCGGCGGATTTCGACCTGGTGTCCAATGGCATCAAGGATGAAACCGATACTGCCAACCAGATCCGCATCGTCGAGCAGATGATCGTCTCCAAGGTCAATGCCCTGGTGATCGCCCCAGCGGACTCCAAGGCCATGGTGCCGGTGATCAAGAAGGCCGTGGATGCTGGGATCACGGTGATCAATATCGATAACCAGCTCGACCCTGGCGTGCTCAAGAGCAAGAACATCAGCGTGCCTTTCGTC
It contains:
- a CDS encoding lytic polysaccharide monooxygenase auxiliary activity family 9 protein encodes the protein MNKPQTQLKHGRVVSPSSRGSVAVDLGLLGTWQVNEMEGGKNLPALGAGPFPAPYGSDEPSVAPPADGHILSGGKTDARDCVNFTDEEMSKKLNRPFSWPLVNVEPGQVFRVQWVYSAPHVTRGYSWFITKDGWDPKQRISRAQLEPKAFYQDFYTQVPYHAHGPELKAKTEHEVVLPKNKKGHHVVVLAWIVANTGNAFYQAFDLDFK
- a CDS encoding carbohydrate-binding protein, translated to MDTIDFSLIKSQAADAASLMPSLAGKKILMGFWHNWAAGAADGYQRGQFANLSLLDVPKEYNVVAVAFMKGNGIPTFKPYNLSDAEFRRQVGVLNSQGRAVLISLGGADAHIELHKGNEQPLANEIIRLVETYGFDGLDIDLEQSAIDFADNKSVLPAALKLVKDHYAGQGKHFIISMAPEFPYLTSNGKYVAYLQALEGYYDFVAPQCYNQGGDGLWVSEANGGQGAWIAQNNDAMKEDFLFYLSDSLASGTRGFTRIAADKLVIGLPSNVDAAATGYVIDPAALGNAFKRLQKAGHGIKGLMTWSVNWDDGINRQGTPYSWEFCKRYAPLIHGDGGEPERPGAPGSLAVVESGRNNVRLSWSLSGSVRPVEFYTLYRDGKAVGNTASLGLDDQGLNPDTQYNYFVTATDTQGRESLPSRSVTARTAGGAVDPKFPEWRVGQHYRKGDGVSYEGNRYLCLQEHTSNPAWTPLAAFTLWSKVLLERHA
- a CDS encoding DUF2214 family protein; this encodes MLMHWFLAAVHLLGFAGAFAAVLARGSALRRLEKAEAGARSVLMADNAWGLTALMLLATGLPRAFGGYEKGTDYYLHQPLFHLKMALFIAILVLEVLPMSTFIRWRVTLARGAMPDTGRAGLFARISHLQALLLVLMVVAASGMARGVMLAQL
- a CDS encoding VOC family protein; amino-acid sequence: MFQMNSLVPEMLVADLERSLSFYRDTLGFKVEYQRPEHFFAFLSFNGSQLMLEQDDLEESEWRVGPLQAPLGRGMNLSIECPDIHGLANALEQAGVVLRRAIQECWYRQDGLLRGQLNLLVQDPDGYLLRFNEDLGSRSVDA
- the csrA gene encoding carbon storage regulator CsrA; this translates as MLILTRKVGESINIGDDITITILGVSGQQVRIGINAPKDVAVHREEIYQRIQAGLTAPDKRETP
- a CDS encoding penicillin-binding protein activator LpoB: MRTVVIAVAALAVLGLAGCGEGKRVEANKSASAAQVQPAQVSGAPQWDVLVGSELPQAVSDLTGWLIEHGIMSNVMVVDGKQRVLVGPFATQAEAEAKKAEVVEKLVKAKKRDIDVSVIEHHDAQ
- a CDS encoding endonuclease, whose translation is MIVRCLAVLLFFVALTAQADAPRTFTEAKKVAWKLYAPQSTEFYCGCKYNGNRVNLTACGYVPRKNAKRAERIEWEHIVPAWQIGHQRQCWQQGGRKNCSRNDTTYQRAEADLHNLVPSIGEVNGDRSNFSFGWLPEQSGQYGSCLTQVDFKAKKVMPRPSIRGMIARTYFYMSKQYGLRLSKQDRQLFEAWNKTYPVQDWERQRNQSVACVMGRGNEFVGVVNLKACG
- a CDS encoding DUF1654 domain-containing protein produces the protein MCVQLNKDCSVATTQTPLSSYERLGVRIQKIINSPTAQKSKAALIFRLPDEPQEEWERLLEEIAENDNVTLAYRDDGGVQIFWIVPKED
- a CDS encoding asparaginase, with translation MKSAFKTFVPGALALLMLLPAALQAKEAETQQKLSNVVILATGGTIAGAGASAANSATYQAAKVGIEQLIAGIPELSQVANVRGEQVMQIASESITNENLLQLGRRVAELADSKDVDGIVITHGTDTLEETAYFLNLVEKTDKPIVVVGSMRPGTAMSADGMLNLYNAVSVAGNKSSRGKGVLVTMNDEIQSGRDVSKMINIKTEAFKSPWGPLGMVVEGKSYWFRLPAKRHTMDSEFDIKNIKSLPDVEIAYGYGNVSDTAYKALAQGGAKAIIHAGTGNGSVSSRVVPALQELRKNGVQIIRSSHVNAGGFVLRNAEQPDDKYDWVVAHDLNPQKARILAMVALTKTQDSKELQRMFWEY